In Bacteroidota bacterium, one DNA window encodes the following:
- a CDS encoding c-type cytochrome, whose translation MNYPYIARYFAFLISIFFITLFGANTASAQDGEALFKANCTSCHAVKEKVIGPALAGVETRRTEEWLIKWIKNSQAMVKAGDPDAVKLYNDYNKVAMTSFNLKDDEIKAILAYTKKVAETPDAVPATPVAGDGQPVEEKPIWPYLLIAICLLYLIAGVLRKVQDTLAHAVRTKNNEPHPIPQPAKVRNREWIRQNKKLIAVALLAVTLIGSVKGWYSLQSIGISQGYTPDQPIKYSHKLHAGKLQIACVYCHGGAERGKTAGVPSANVCMNCHKYVKKGPETGTEEIAKIYKALDYDADKGTYGPNQKPIQWVRVHNLPDLAYFNHAQHYVVGKIACQTCHGPVQDSMTVAGQYSPLTMGWCIDCHRKTDVKMAGNAYYDNLHKDLKAKHPNDSTFTVEQIGGTECSRCHY comes from the coding sequence ATGAATTACCCTTACATCGCCCGGTACTTTGCGTTTCTAATTTCGATATTCTTCATCACATTGTTCGGTGCCAATACGGCAAGTGCGCAAGATGGAGAAGCTCTTTTTAAAGCAAATTGTACTTCTTGTCACGCCGTAAAAGAAAAAGTTATCGGTCCTGCATTGGCCGGTGTTGAAACCCGCCGTACGGAAGAATGGTTGATCAAATGGATCAAAAATTCTCAGGCAATGGTTAAAGCCGGAGATCCGGACGCTGTAAAATTATACAACGATTACAACAAGGTTGCCATGACATCTTTCAATCTGAAAGATGATGAGATCAAAGCAATTCTTGCTTATACAAAGAAAGTTGCCGAAACTCCGGATGCAGTACCAGCTACTCCTGTTGCAGGCGATGGACAACCGGTAGAAGAAAAGCCGATCTGGCCATACTTATTAATAGCAATTTGTTTACTTTATTTAATTGCAGGAGTTTTAAGAAAAGTACAGGACACACTTGCACATGCCGTTCGTACAAAGAATAATGAACCACATCCGATTCCTCAACCTGCGAAAGTCCGTAACCGTGAGTGGATCCGTCAGAATAAAAAATTAATTGCTGTAGCTCTTTTAGCAGTTACATTAATAGGTAGTGTTAAAGGCTGGTATTCTCTTCAGTCGATTGGTATTTCTCAAGGTTATACACCTGATCAACCGATCAAATATTCTCACAAACTTCACGCAGGTAAATTACAGATCGCTTGTGTGTATTGTCATGGTGGTGCTGAGCGTGGTAAAACTGCCGGTGTTCCTTCTGCAAACGTTTGTATGAACTGTCACAAATACGTGAAGAAAGGTCCTGAAACGGGAACAGAAGAGATCGCAAAAATTTACAAAGCCCTTGATTACGATGCTGACAAAGGAACTTACGGTCCGAATCAGAAGCCAATTCAGTGGGTACGTGTTCACAACCTGCCTGATCTTGCTTACTTCAATCACGCACAACATTATGTTGTAGGTAAAATTGCTTGTCAGACATGTCACGGTCCGGTTCAGGACAGTATGACTGTTGCCGGTCAGTATTCACCGCTTACAATGGGCTGGTGTATCGACTGTCACAGAAAGACTGATGTGAAAATGGCAGGTAATGCTTATTACGATAATTTACACAAAGACTTAAAAGCGAAACATCCGAACGATTCTACATTTACTGTAGAACAGATCGGTGGAACTGAATGTTCACGTTGTCACTATTAA